From Pseudomonadota bacterium, a single genomic window includes:
- a CDS encoding AAA family ATPase: MPYLREVILKRSEVPSFEEYPFNIPAIRALESLRFPSPVTVIVGENGSGKSTLLEAIAVLLGFNPEGGTRNFSFSTRASHSSLFEYLRPVRSPRRCRDGFFLRAESYFNVATNIEELDREPANGPPIINSYGGASLHEQSHGESFLALMLERFGGTGLYILDEPEAALSPTRQLAVLRRMRELVALNSQFLIATHSPILMGYPGSTIYQLDAGGFSEVAYTDTEHYAVTKSFLDAPERLLGELFSDE; this comes from the coding sequence TTGCCCTACCTGAGAGAAGTGATACTCAAGCGCTCCGAAGTGCCCAGCTTCGAAGAGTACCCCTTCAATATCCCCGCGATCCGTGCGTTGGAGTCTCTCCGCTTCCCGAGTCCCGTCACGGTTATCGTCGGCGAGAACGGCAGCGGTAAGTCCACGCTACTAGAGGCAATAGCGGTCCTTCTGGGTTTCAATCCGGAGGGCGGCACTCGCAACTTCAGTTTCAGCACTCGTGCATCCCATTCGAGCCTGTTCGAGTACCTCCGTCCGGTCCGATCGCCCAGACGATGTCGTGATGGGTTCTTTCTTCGAGCGGAGAGCTACTTCAACGTGGCTACCAACATCGAAGAACTCGATCGGGAACCTGCCAACGGCCCGCCCATCATCAACTCCTATGGTGGGGCCTCGTTGCACGAGCAGTCGCACGGTGAATCCTTCTTGGCGCTCATGCTCGAGCGCTTCGGCGGTACCGGGCTCTACATCCTGGACGAGCCAGAGGCCGCGTTGTCGCCTACTCGGCAGTTGGCGGTCCTGCGCCGTATGCGGGAGCTTGTAGCGCTGAACTCGCAGTTCCTTATTGCAACGCACTCCCCAATTCTGATGGGCTATCCGGGCAGCACGATATATCAGCTGGACGCTGGCGGGTTCTCGGAGGTCGCGTATACCGATACCGAACACTACGCTGTGACGAAGTCTTTCCTTGACGCCCCCGAGCGCTTGCTCGGCGAGCTGTTCAGCGATGAGTAG